TGGGACTGGGGGAAACCCTGAGTTGCCCTGATTCCAATTTTGCACTTGTCTGTTGGTGTTGTGGCCTTGAGCGACGACGCCGGGTGGGGCATATGGACTGGCTGCGTGAGGATTACCTTGCCACCCAGAGTATGTAGCCGATACACCAGGTGGTTGTGGTATTGCTTGGATTACACCTGCTGGAATTGTGTAATCCCTGCTCTTGTCACTCTGTGCCTGAAAGACAAATGGAATGTACGAATCATACGGCGGACAACTCAAATTAAGGCATTGTGTTTACATAAACTGAGGGTTTTATGAGAGGGTACATGTATCATCTAGATTGTTTTTACGACCAAAGTACACTAAACAAAATGCACCTATTATACCTTTACATTCAGATCAGTATGACGAGAGTATGACAGGTGAAGCTTACAGTAGCCACCATCGTAGATGCAATGCCCTTCCAATGCTTCCTTCGCAACTGCAGCTGTAGTTACATCTAAAGTGTAGTGGAAGATTTAATCAGATTACATGAATTATTTCTTTACAAAAGCACATGGAAAAATAAACAGAATATGTTGCATGTTTAATCGACAGAGGTAAATGGTAATATAAGCAGATTTAGTAAGGAGCGCGGAGTCACAGCAGATGCAGTGACTCCTAAAGATGAAAAATCATCTTATTTCTGGTTATAGCTCAGGAAAAGTACATTGTTTTTTGGGCAGAACTTTTTTGGGCAGAACTTCATCTGATAACtagaaaatattattttcacaGAGATATAAGGACTGCACCTCCACAGATTTGGCAGTTGGTAAATAATTACTGCAGAAGTAGACTAAGAAGTTCAAGCTTTCAAGGGGGTGTATGCTAGATCAAATCACTAGTTCAAAGAATAAACTGGTGGGATTGATAGGTAATTCAAAACATGTGATGATCTATTTCTAGGCTCGTACCAGGGTACTGAATCAATGCTTGTGTTGCCCCGTTCTTCTCAAAAATAGCAATTTTCTGGACCGTACCAAATGATGAGAACACCTGGAATTTGATTAATCATAATTAGAACAGATCAAGAAGACAACAAATCATGGAGCATGTTCTAGAAGTGATTTCCTAATTGGACTTACAGTATGAAGAACATCCACTGTAACAACATATTGCATATTCTCAATCGATGCAAGAAGAACATTGCCTTCAGCCTCCACTTTCCTTCCGTCAGCACCAATAGCAGGCTGCCAAGGCAGAAACAGCAAGTCCATATAAAACGGCAAAACAGACAACTAAAAGGTTGGAATCCTTGTGGTCTTCTGAGAAAGTAAATACCTGTAATGTACTACCATCCATGGCAGAATAATTAATTGGAAGATAAGGATTGTTGTAATCTCTGagaaataataatgaaaatgaGCTTTAAATAATTGCAGACTGAAACAAAAGCATGTTTCCAACAAGATACCATATTAAGTAATTTGGCATATACTTGCGCGAACAAAAAAAGGGAACTAAATATGAAAAGGTAAATCACATGATAAGTGCAGATTTGTGGCTATTTTCTCGCACCATAGGTCCAAGCATCCAAGCAAAGTTTCAGAAAAATAATCCCAGAGTTTAAAAGGGAAACTCCAAGCGGTAATATGATGTATAACGACCTATATTGATCCCATAGAACGAGAAGCTCCATTCACCAGCTATAGTAGGAAACATAGATAGTCAAGCAAAAATTTCAGCTATCAATACAATGCAAAGCATTGATTGTCAACTACTTTTGCCACAACCAAATAAAGCTCTTTAAGGATTATGAAATTATGTGCTAGGGTTCATAAATAAtttaatctttaaaaaaactgatACTTGCACCCTTCAGATGTTTATTTGCTTAAGGTCTTGATAAGAGGATGGTCAAGCAATTGCGGAGAAGAATGGGTGTGCACCACAAGGTGAAGGGATAAGGATTTCTTTTGATACTGGCCGAGCAAATTGTAGGAACATACTAGGGGGTCAATTTGTAGTTCCAATACTTGTTTCATAATTTGAAGATTACCTGAGTTTGTCTTAGGTACATGAACATTAAACAGCCCAGATTTTCCTATTTCCTGTTATTTCTTTTGCTGTTGTACTTTCATAATTTGCTTTCCTCAACAAAGCAGGGCATGATACTTCTACTTCAAAAATACTCAACAGTGGTGTATTGATTCTACAAAATTTCTAAATGTGCAAATGTAGGCAATTTTTAGGACTTAGCAAAGCAGGGCATGATGCCGTCAGCCTAACAAAACATATTAGCATATCGATTATATGAAATTTCTAAACATGTGAACATAGGCATCTCATACACACATGCAATCTGATCAACATAATATCGTGTGTTGCCAACAAGTGATCTTGTGGCATTTACATTAGGAAACTGCTCGCTTAGGAACAACATAAACCAGTGAATGATAAAATAATTTGGGAGGACATGTGATATAGGGATGACTTGTTTATCAGAAATAATGATGACTAACTAACTCAGTTAAAACAAAATGCATAAGTGTTACCTGCTGCggtttgactgaaatttgatgttCAAATCTTTATGTGCAGAGAAAGAAATTCGCAAGCAACATGATGTAACATGCTCCGGAAGCAAGtaactacatcaagaaaaagcAATTCCGTTTATAAGAAGCATAACAAGGTACAACCATATCCAACAATGGATAACAGTACAAGGAAAGACCACAGAAGATAGAACACCTTGGGATGCTCCTTCCGTCTAAGGCTTCTCTTGCAGCTGAAGcagtgacttcatcagtgtacTGGATCAATGCCTGCAAGAGAGAATAAGATGAGGCCTTTGCCTTCCATTTCAAAACAACTAAGTATCTGAAACATGAACTTGAACTGACTTGAAAACCTGCAGCCTTTTCAAAAGTGGCTATTTTGTGAACATATCCAAAAGTGGAGAAAACCTGAAAGTTGatacaaaaaaaaacttatacaTGGGAGGAAAAGGACAAAATTAGTCTAGGAAATGCAAATCAATCTTGCGGCATATGTAAAAAAATTGCAGTACAAGTATGCAACAATTGCAGTACAAGTATGCAACAATTGCACATAATATTTTCCATAATGGAATGGTGCATGAAGCCATGAACCTTATTTCCAAACAAAGAAATAAACTCTTGAAGCTTATCCCTCACCCCAAGAAAAATGGGGgaagagcgagagagagagagagagagagagagatgaatgaATGAAATTAAATGCAAGTGTAAAAAAACTGGCTGAAATGCATAATACCACCAAACATGATCCAAAAAGAAGCACCACGGAGATACTTATTGTCTAAAGGTTTGGAATTTAACCTTTCATCAGTAACTTGGATAAACATGGGAGGTGCCCTACACCGGAGATAAGCGCGATGATGGATGATAATTAGGAAATTGCATCCTCAAGATGAGATTTCATGAAAACTTCGAATGCACTAGTTTAGAAGACAGAGGCAGCAAAACAAACATGGTATCTCTCCAATTGCAGGTGCTGAAACGACAATTTCTCCGTGTTAACATGGGCCTGCTGATTCATGCAGAATACGTTACTACGAGATGAACAACCATGTAAAATCTTTGATTTACAAGGATCAGGTCAGGTAGACTCCCTTGGATCCCTTCAGTCAATGCCAACCAAGACAGCAACAGGCACACTTAAATTTGTCATTACCATACTAAAACAATCATATAAATAGTTTACAAGACAGGGGAGAAATGAATTTTAGGACTCACCATATGGATCACATCTATGGTGACATCACTAGCTTGGACACCCTCTATGGTAACAAGCAACACATTCCCAGCAGTCTCTCCGGGGCTCCTGTTGTTAACTATTTCTTGCCTATTTGAATACTGAATGTAAACACTTTTGCCTCGGATTTGTGCTGGTTCCGAAGATGAAGCGAAGTAAGAAACCATTGAGATTGCTTGATTAATGTCGGTCTGCAAAGAAGAATAACTTTATATAAGTAACCCTGGCATGAACATTTAGCACAAAAGCAATAGAACAAAAATTACATTAGATTTACACAGTGATTCGATTTGTAGTAACAGAGAGTTTCCCAATTTTGCCTGACGCCCTGAACTACAGCCCCCCAATAAAAACACTTTTTCTACCAGCCATCAAAATTACTAAAACCTGCAGAGCATCATACCATTAAACAAAATAAAGTGTGACACTTGTACACATCGATTCCCAAGAGAATGGtacaaaaatattattctaATACTACGCAATTGACTTCCATTACCTCCAATCAGAGCAGCCAAATCACCAACCACAAAATCCATCGGATAGTTTCAAGAAAACAAGAGTCAGCCATGCACAAAGTCCACATTCAAACAACCTTTCTGCTCATTCAAATCCTGTAGCAACTCTCTAAACGGTCCCACAGGCCAGAGCTAACCAGacaccatttttttttcatggagAAAAACCAGACACCATTATTGCACACCTTCAAACATTATGCCTAAAATCCCCTCATTATGCCTGATCTATGCAACCCGACAAACCATTACTGTACAGCTTCAAACAATGATCAATCCCCAGACCAAGTTTAATCCAAGGATACTTGATGTGTAGGCAAAACAGACCAAGCGGCTGCAGTTTATCATCTACAATCTACAGTATAGCTGAACAGGCACAAGGCTTTACGACCCGCTGCAATATCAATCCAAATCGGCAGAACTGACAAAATCCGCGGGGCTAGCTAGATCCGGTGATTCACCTACGACTAATCAGCTGCTAGTACCAATTTCATGTAGATGCGAATCCGTACAGGTCATCCAACGGCACACCAACTCCGAATTCCCGACCGGATCGCGGAGGAGATCGACGGGGGAGGGtcgggagggaggaggaggtgaggggGTTGAGGAGGGGCTTACGAACTCGACGAAGGCCTGGTTGCGGTTGGCGCCGACGCCGCACTTAGTGCTGACGATGCAGCCGAAGGGCTTGCAGAGCtcgacgagctcctcctccgcgcACTCCCACGGCAGGTTCCGCAGGTGCAGCACCTTCGACGGTGCCTGCGCATACCGGAACTGCTGCCCTCCGCCACCGCCCGACGACGACATCTCGCCGGATTGGACAGGTAGCCTGGTTCGCGGAAAGGCAAGGGTGAGGTCGTAGAGACGAAGCTAGGGTTTGGCAAGGGGAGGAAGGCTACGTCGGAGCTAGTGGTTCCGTGTGGGTGCCGGATACTTGCTGGATGATTGTCATTCATCTCCAATTTAGATCACGATGCGTGGGGAATAAAATTGTATGTTGCCATCGGATGACTGCCATTTATCTTCAACTTAGTTATCAAAatgttcaaataaaaaaatcttacaTATTACTTaacatatataattaatatcGAGTGGATTCGTCTATCATTTTAAGATTCCGAGTGAGGACATATTTCATTTATCTATACAATGCTATAAGAGGCATCCACAATAATactacatataatttttttatatataaagaaataaaaatattttttgtgccAATTCTAGAGGATTAGATATAATTTTTAGATTGTAAAATGTACATGCATTGGTATTATGGCCGGCTCTTCACACGAAGCCATCTATGAGATAATTTTGTAAGGTAAACACAGTATCGTGTAGGTACTTGCTAGAAAAGTAATTATTTGACGAACTTACATGTCATCTATTCTAATCTCAACAACGTATTCTATgtaatacatatatatttttcttctcatattcATCCCGCCAAAAAACTCCTAGATCCCCCTCTACATAGTAATATGGGCATCATCAGCATTCCTCGTATCCTCTTGTTTTTACCAAGACTTCAAAAATGGGAATGAAATTTTTGACTCTTTTAAGTTGAGTGTCGGAGAAGATTTTGAATTAAAGCATTTTGATCTCAAAGTGGATGCTAAGGGTTCTGACATTGGAAGCATTTCAGTTTATTTGTTCAAACAGTGTAATTGTTGCCTGTACAAGCCTGATGTTATAGCATATGTGCCTCTTGCAACCATTGGCCTAGTCCTAAGTAAAGGTGTGCGATGAACATTATTTAACTTCGTGACTCAACATGTTGTGTTTTTTACTCTAAAGTATATTTCGATGTGGATTTCCACCTTTGTTACAATCTTTGTTTGCGCTCCTTTCCACAAGCTCTCTCTAAGGGACAGAGCTAGAGCAAAGTGGTATAAGTGCATCACTTCACTATACATTTAACTCGATATATATAAATAAGTTATTTTAGGAAGCATAATTTTGGGTTTAGAGAGGTGCACATATTATAGTCAAAATGTTCTAGCTTCTACTACAATTTTGCTTTACGGTTACCTATGCATCCCCAACTATATTTGACTTACCCCTGCTCTCTGTGACGTGCATCTTTCATTGATTtgaggtgtgtttggttcatcAGATGAGATTTCATAGAGCTATATTGTATATGCATGCTGAAATAAAGCAAACTAAGTAtagtcatatttgttaaaaagaacAATATTTAGTTAGTTGTATTTGTCTAGACAAACTGAAGTGAGTTTCTAACCTGTTAACTTGTTTGGAAGGtagaaattttaaaatatacatGTATTGGTATTGGCTCGTTTCAGTCCCTTCACACGAAACCATCTATGAGATAGTTTTGCAAGGTAAACATAGCATCGTGCAGGTACTTGCTAGAAAAGCAATCATTCCACCAATGTACATGTCATCTATTCCAATTTCAACAACGTGTGCTATGTAATACagatatatttttcttctcatattcATCTTGCTAAAAAACTCCTAGATCTCTCTCTATAGAGTAAGATGGGCATCATCAGCATTCCTCAAATCCTCTTGTTTTTACCAAGACTTCAAATGGGAATGAAAATTGACTCTTTTAAATTGAGTGTCAGAGAAGATTTTGAATTAAAGCATTTTGACCTCAAAGTGGATGCTAAGGGTTCTGACATTGGAAGCATTTGAGTCTATTTGTTCAAACAGTGTAATTGTTGCCTATACAAGCCTAATATTGTAGCATATGTGCCTCTTGCAACCGTTGGCTTAGTCCTAAATAAAGGTGTGCGATAAACGTTATTTAACTTCGCAACTCAATATGTTGTGTTTTGGGTACTCTAAAGTATATTTCGGTGTGGACTTTCACTTTTGTTACAATCTCTGTTTGTGCTCTATAACATCCTGAGTTCGAGCAATGAGTAGGCAAGGGTTCTATAtgagcaggacttgacttttcttcaccgaactgagttgggcatcataccaggaggttGAAAGCAACGAGCAGCTAGGGGTCCATCTGTCACGTTGTTTGGAGATTTCAGGGActggcttaggcttaaaaagggatgctgcccttcggaacatgcagctctgggacttggcATGTCTCGTGAAAAAAACCAGCAGGAAAGGTGTTGgaagagtctcggtatgattcgctcctctgcttgcaaaggttggaggctgagcatatcgtatgtgtaaagctgtacaacctctgcagagtgtaaatctattcgaatagctatgTCCACGATCATGAACATGCGAAGGCATAACCTTTTTTACTAGTGCATgcatcttgatgagtgagtgtgtgtacTAATGAGTAGGTCtttgtgcgaaccgtacatgtcACCTTTTTTCTCTCGTCGTATCATCGTGGTTACAGTCTGATGTAATATTTTCCaccatatgtttaattttatgtttgtcgccgttcGTAACCTCATACTCgtgtaatatgctgcgagtgattcacatatacaatttgttcacaaatattgattttttatcctccGAATAATACATAATCTACTCTAAATTCTCGCTTCCTCATTATACCGTTTTCAGTACTCTTCaaccattttaattccaaattttgcaaaatccctatttcaaaatttgagcaaatacattaaattttgcaacttttaCAAAATAACATTAAATAACCGCCCTTTAGAAAGGCGGTAAGGCTGCTAACCGCCCTTCCACTGGGCGGCAggccctacccgccccctcagagagCGGTTAACAGCCTTGCTGCCCTCTGAGGGGTGGTTAGACCACCTGCCCTCTCAGAGGACGGTAAGGAGGCCTAATCGTTCtttcagagggctgcagcccttttAGGCGGTTGCAGGCGcttatttgtgcaattattTCGGcaagaaatatatttatttaaaaatttaataaaaaatataaaaataaaaaactcgctTTTTCTTTGCATCGCGCAGCAACCGGTCTCTAGTCTGGGCCTGGGCTTTCAGATCTCTCGGCCCGGCTCGTGCTGCACGTATCCACCCCGAAATCCACGAGCTCTGATATATGTCCGTGGTCACATCGCGTAGTAACTGTTCTGGCTCCCTCGGCTTCCTTCCCTCCCCGATCCCTCGCCGCCGCTGGTCTTCCTCGCGACGCCAACCCAGGTCCCTCGCGCCTAGGGTTCGCCGAGCCCGTGGCGCCAAGGTCAGTGCCCCTCCCCAAGCCATCCTCGTCTCCGCACGGCCCGGTGGATCCGTGCGCCAACTCTCTAATTTGGCATCTGCATCGCGTAGATCCGTGCGCTAGGGCCCCAGTTTCGTGCCAAGCATGTGTCTTGCCCGGGTCTTCTGGATTGGGGCTTTGCTGTTTCGCGCGAATTGTTGGGTTTTGTTAGATATGGCTGGGGGAGGTGAAGGGGGCCAATTATTTGGGGATTTCTTGCCTGAGGGATGTGGCCCTGTGACGGGAGTTGTTTAGTTTGTTGGGATAGGACATCTGTCTGCGTTTGACTATTGACAGATGCATGTGTGAGCCCCTGTTGGATGCGTCTGATTGTGGTAGTTTTGTGTAggtcttggatttttttttaaaggtgcTATTTTCTCTTAGAAACGGCGGTTCTGCAGTTCGAAAATATGCAAAATTTAACCGAGTGATAATGGAATACCTGAACTTTCTAATTCAAATGTTAGCCACGATACTATAGCTCTGTTATGCATTTTTACCGAGAATGTGTAAGTTAGGAAAGTTAACATCTTTTTTCTGTTGGATGGTATTGGAGTTTTGCAGTCCAGAGATTTCATGAGGGGTTTGATGtgcaaaacatttttttttttaaaacataaaaGATTGCCCTATCGAAAAAGGTTGTTCTAATGGTACCAGATGGCATGCTCTGCTATTAACGGCTTTGCAGATTGGTATTTAAGTTTTGCGTTTATTTGATGCAATATTCTGTGTTGTTTGATTGTTTTGCCTCCAGATAATGACGGGCCACCGAAACAGTTATGGAAAGCGACACTCTGATTATGCAGAAAATGGAGGCGGTAAGAGAAGAAATCCTGCTGACGATACCTATGCTCCTGGTCCAGATGATACTGCGTATCGCTACCTCTGCGCCTCTAGAAAAATTGGGAGTATAATTGGCAGGGGTGGAGAGATTGCAAAGCAGTTGAGGGCCGAGACTCAAGCTAAGATTAGGATTGGTGAGAGTGTTCCTGGCTGTGATGAGCGGGTTATCACAATATTTAGCTCAAGTAGGGAAACTAATACCATTGACGATGCTGAAGATAAGGTTTGCCCTGCTCAGGATGCTCTCTTTAGAGTTCATGAGAGGCTTGCCACTGACGAGGGTCCTGGGAACGAAGACAATGAAGAAATGTTACCTCAAGTTACTGTTCGCTTGCTTGTGCCATCAGATCAAATTGGATGCATTATCGGAAAAGGTGGGAATATCATCCAAGGAATCCGTGGTGACACTGGTGCACAAATACGTGTGCTTAGTAATGATCATATCCCTGCATGCGCCATTAGTGGCGACGAACTGCTTCAGGTTATGACTCACATCAATTCCTACATTACCTGTACAGGCTGTAATTCTGTAGGCATGTCTGTCTATCGTGACTTTTTGTATAATGCTGGTGGTATCTGTAGCTTTATTATATGTGGACAGCATTTAACTTTTACTCAAACTTGAAAGATATACTAGTTTTATGCTTTACCATCTGTACATGTGGTCAGTAATTTAATAATAATGCTTCCGATCTTGTTTTGACACTAGATATCTGGGGATGCGGTAGTTGTCAGAAAGGCTCTTCGTCAAGTGTCATCTCGCCTCCATGATAACCCATCTAGGTCACAGCATCTTCTTGCATCCAGCTTGACCCAACCTTATCCAGGGAGCTCCCACCTTGGTAGTTCCTCTACTGCACCGGTTGTAGGGATTGCTCCTGTAGTTCCTCCTTATGGTGGATACAAAGGTGATGTGGCAGGAGATTGGCCTTCTATATACCAATCACGCAGGGATGAGAGCTCTGCAAAGGAATTTAGTTTGCGTTTACTTTGTGCTGCTGCAAATGTGGGAGGTGTAATTGGGAAGGGCGGTGGAATTATCAAACAGATTAGGCAGGAATCTGGAGCTTTTATTAAAGTGGATAGCTCCAATTCAGGTGCTGAAGATGACTGCATAATTACAGTTTCTGCCAAAGAGGTGATTTCTTCCTCCTTTGATATGCTTTCAGTAAGCCTCGTTGCTTGTTTTTTTGTTGTGTTTCCTGACCAACCGCTTCTTTCTTCCATGCAGTTCTTTGAAGATCCTGTTTCTCCAACAATTGATGCTGCAGTTCGTTTGCAGCCTAGATGCAGTGAGAAAAGTGATGCAGAATCAGGGGAGCAATCGTACACATCACGCTTGTTGGTGTCAACATCACGTATTGGGTGCCTGATTGGCAAAGGTGGTTCAATCATTACTGAGATACGAAGATCATCAAGATCAAACATACGCATCCTTTCTAAGGAAAATGTTCCAAAAGTGGCAGCAGAAGATGAGGAGATGGTTCAGGTAACAATTCGGACTTTCTGATATTCTTCATTTTTATGAGTCTCTTGTGCTACGGAAAGTTTTCATCGTAGTGATTTGCCTGTGCCCCAGATCAGTGGAGACCTTGATGTTGCAAGGCATGCCCTTGTGCAAATAGCTACAAGGCTGAAAGCCAATTTCTTTGAAAGAGAGGGCGCTTTATCAGCATTTCCACCTGTGATCCCTTACCATCCTTTGCCTGCTGGTGTTTCGGATGAACCAAAGTATCTAAGCAGGGACACTAAGCCTGCTGGACATGGTTATTTGTATTCAAGTGGATATCGTGCATTGGATGATATGATTCCTGCCAACAGTTATGCTAACTATAGCAGCTCCCAGGTATATCATATGTCACACTGTCTTCTTTGCTAATCCTGTTGACAGCTTACTCTCAAGATTTTCATTCATAACATCAACTGAAACTTTCTCTAGGCCCCTGGAGGAGGATATGGGGCTTACAGTGGGTACAGTAGTCGCTCTGGCGCCAGTGGGTAAGGATGgctatatattttcttttgacTCACCAGTTTAGAAATTCACCTGATACATAAATAATTACATCTGTTAATGTCTCAGTACCTTAGTATCTAAGGCCTATTAATTAACATTTCATTGATCTTTTATTGCACATTGTGCTCACACTGAATACTTTCTAATTGACAAAAACTTTCATCAGGTTATCTGGTCATAGTTCTCTTTCATATGGAAAGCGTCATGGTTATTAGGATCTAGATCGTCGAATGAAACAGGTATGGTTCCTCAACCTTGTCTTGACATGTCAGAGTGATTATGTGATCGCGCCTTGCTCGCCTTAATCTTTTTTCTGCCTTTTGAACAAATTTAACCCAGCTCAGCTATCTTCTGATGGACCTGTTCTTTTCACCTTTGCCCCCCTGCCCCCTCCCGTACTATAAACAGCCAAGACAATGAAGTTTGGAGCCTGCTTATTGGAGCCCCTTCCCAAACCAGATGACCAAGAGTATGGCCGAACCTGGAAGCTTTGCTTAAGAGGACCTGTctggatgccatagaccatCTAATTTCCCTCACACACTACatttacatatatttttctcCGGGCCTATGTTTGAAGCCCTGCCATAAATGTTCCGAGCCTATGTATTGAAAGGTCACATTTGAGACTGAGTGTATTTGGTCGTTTGAAACCTGCTTCAGTTTAGTGGTTTGTGTTGAAATACTTGTCCTATCTGCCATCCAAAAGCCAGGAAAAGGTTACTTGAAAAAACTAGGGAGATGGTACCTTCCTTTCCTTGGAAGATTTGGGTTACTTCTCACTTTCTCAGCGATATGTGATTGCCATTTCAAAGTAACACCAGAACCAAATGCCATTCTAGGCTTTCTAGCATCAGAGATCACATATACCAAACTTGTTCCTGTCTGCAAACATTTCATGAGAATTACAGCACTGCAACTTACAATTTGTATGATCCTCAATGAGCTTGAAATATTCTACAGCATGAATTCTAGTTTGTTTAAACTAGTTTGTATGACCTTTTTAATTGGTTGTAGATGCACTTAGGTGTGAGTAACTAATATCCTAGTTGTAGTTAGCTGGAAGCTTTTGCTTGTGTTGATTTAGATCACACTGGCCTTAAAACGCGCTAGTGCTCGTACCAGACCCTTTGACCTGATGCACATGTGTCGTTCTGATCCTTAAATGGAGTATTGGTGATTTCTAAAGTCATGATTATGCACTGCCATGTCGGATAAACTGTATGCCAAAGTTTGCTGAAGTGCATGGATGAGGTTGCAGTCCCAAGTTTTGCAGGTTCACCATTTATTTTAGGGATCCCTTTGTTTTACGCAGAAGTTCTTAAGTTTACAGGACCTATACTCTTATCAAAGCTTGAGCTCCTGTGTTTGGAGTCTTTTTGTTATCTTGTTAACCAGGTAGGTGCAGGAACATACAAAATAAGCAGCTATTGCAGATTTTGTTCTTGGCTGGAAGGAACTACTCCTGGAGTTGCACATCATGCCTACCGTTCTGTGATCAGTAAAATAGTTCACTTTCAATCTTGGAAATGGCCGGTAGCGCCGAAGCGGGACACCTGTTGTAATTGTTTGTCTTTAATGTTTTTCCTAGCCCGTATCTGTATGTAATTTCTACCAGTATTAGAATATGATCAGCAATGTTATTTTTAGAATGTGTTTTGACATATCTAGTTTCATTCAATTTGATCACCTGGGCTATGGTGAGTGCTTGTCAGTTTATTTACTGCATTTACCGTGCTACCAGTTTGTATCAAGATTCACAATATATGCAACGTTTACATTTAAAATTAGTAGTACACGACATTAATTATACGGTTGCTGTCCCACGATTGGATACTGCATGCGATCTGACGGTTGACAGCAAGGGACACAACGATAGGGCACTTCGCCTGAACTGTCTCGTCCGTATCATCTACCCCACCGGCAGCCGCGTCCTGCAACGCCGACCGCATCCGCGTCGACAACCAGCCATTGCATCAGCACTGCTTCTCAAATTTGAAGTTTGAAGATTTCATGGCATACATCAGCTGGACTTCCAGCCGGTAAACATTTGAGTTGGGGTAAGAAACTTTCGAAAACATCTTTGAGAACTTCCAACCAACAAGAATAGGCTCTCAAAATCATTCAGAACTTTCAAGCTGGTTATGAACTAAACGGGATCTTAAAAACTTCCGGACGGGTTTGTAAGTTTTCAATCAAACCTTGCCATGTAGTTTGAAGGGCGACTCCAATAAAATGTGGGATCCACATGTTTGAAGTATTAAGCATAGTTTTAGAAGTCATATCTCTCTAGATGAGTCGTTAGGAAAAGAACTATATATTTGGTTTATGCTGCACAAAAAATCATGTGTGAAATCAGGACATCAATTTTGGCAGGGAACCAAACAG
The nucleotide sequence above comes from Phragmites australis chromosome 4, lpPhrAust1.1, whole genome shotgun sequence. Encoded proteins:
- the LOC133916028 gene encoding KH domain-containing protein At4g18375-like, with protein sequence MSVVTSRSNCSGSLGFLPSPIPRRRWSSSRRQPRSLAPRVRRARGAKIMTGHRNSYGKRHSDYAENGGGKRRNPADDTYAPGPDDTAYRYLCASRKIGSIIGRGGEIAKQLRAETQAKIRIGESVPGCDERVITIFSSSRETNTIDDAEDKVCPAQDALFRVHERLATDEGPGNEDNEEMLPQVTVRLLVPSDQIGCIIGKGGNIIQGIRGDTGAQIRVLSNDHIPACAISGDELLQISGDAVVVRKALRQVSSRLHDNPSRSQHLLASSLTQPYPGSSHLGSSSTAPVVGIAPVVPPYGGYKGDVAGDWPSIYQSRRDESSAKEFSLRLLCAAANVGGVIGKGGGIIKQIRQESGAFIKVDSSNSGAEDDCIITVSAKEFFEDPVSPTIDAAVRLQPRCSEKSDAESGEQSYTSRLLVSTSRIGCLIGKGGSIITEIRRSSRSNIRILSKENVPKVAAEDEEMVQISGDLDVARHALVQIATRLKANFFEREGALSAFPPVIPYHPLPAGVSDEPKYLSRDTKPAGHGYLYSSGYRALDDMIPANSYANYSSSQAPGGGYGAYSGYSSRSGASGLSGHSSLSYGKRHGY